GGATCGAGCGCGGCGCGGTCTATGTGACCGAGCGCTACGGCACCGAATTCGCGACCATCATCTCCGACACGGTGGCCCGCTGGGATGCCAGCGAGGCATCCCGTCGAATCGAGCTCCAAGTCGGCCGGGACCTGCAGTTCATCCGCATCAATGGCACCGTTGTGGGCTCGCTCGCGGGGCTGGTGATCTATACGTTCGCGGTGGTGGTGCTCGGTTAACGAGTGCGAAACTGCCCGCAGTGCGCCCTCCATTTGCATGTCACGAACTATGGTTCACCCATGAATCACCGATTGGGGAATGGGGAGCGTATGTCGCGCGGCCGCAAGTCAGTCCGCCGCAGCGTCATCGCCGCAGGTGTCGTGGTCGCCGTGAGCGCCCTGGTGACGGCAGGTTGCTCGTCGGCCAGCGACAGTTCGGGCGAGCCCAGTGCGAGCAGCACCTTCGACACCGGCACGCCGGTGCCCGTGGCTCCCACGCCGACTGCGACGCGGGCGTCGGTCACCCCGACCACCAAGCCCAAGCCCAGTAAGACTGCCGACACACCCGTCCCGTCACCGACGCCGGTGCGGACGCAGCCAGCCGACAAGCCCAAGGTCGCCGCGCAACGCGCGATGGCGTGCAGCCCGTCACTTCCCGGTGGTGTCGTTATTACCGATGGCGTCACCGGCTCGAACGTTCGGGCGCTGCAGTGGGGTCTGAACCAACTTGGCTACCAGGCGTTCACCGGTGGCCCACTCACCGTCGACGGCAGTTACAACCTGATGGTCAAGGAGGCTGTTGGTCAATTCCAGACCGACAACGGACTGTCGGCGAGCAAGAAGGTCGACCAGCAGACCTGGCAGAAAATGAGCGAGCAACTTCATACCAATGGGCCGAACCGC
This genomic stretch from Candidatus Nanopelagicales bacterium harbors:
- a CDS encoding peptidoglycan-binding protein, whose amino-acid sequence is MNHRLGNGERMSRGRKSVRRSVIAAGVVVAVSALVTAGCSSASDSSGEPSASSTFDTGTPVPVAPTPTATRASVTPTTKPKPSKTADTPVPSPTPVRTQPADKPKVAAQRAMACSPSLPGGVVITDGVTGSNVRALQWGLNQLGYQAFTGGPLTVDGSYNLMVKEAVGQFQTDNGLSASKKVDQQTWQKMSEQLHTNGPNRC